GCTTTATCTTTAGCTTCGCTTATAGAAGCCAACAACGTAAAAATAATTCAGCTTGAAAAAGATTATTCCGTTAGAAACAATACATTAGAAACAGAGCTTAGCGAATTAAAAAATAAAATTGAATTTGAAAAGAAATCTTATGAAAATCTTTCTAAAGAAAAGGAAAATGAGTTTAAGCTATACTGGGACAGAAAAAAAGAAGAATTTGAATATAATTTCAAAAGAGAAAGTGACCAGAAGTTAAATGAGCTAAACGATGAGTTAAAATCCCTAAAACGCTCAATAGAAGAAGAAAAAGATAAATTCCAAAAAGATATTGCAGAAAAAAATAAAGAATTAGAATTAAGAGAGAATAAAATATCGGAAAAAGAGCAGTTTAATACCGAACTTGCCGAGAAAGCCTCCGCCTTCCCTGCCAAACTTGAAGCTGAAGTATTAAATGCCGTTAAAACAACGACAGAAAAACTTAAATCGGAATTTGAATTACAGAAAGAATTAATTCATAAAGAATATGAAGGCAAGATTAATGTTTTAAATACAAAAGTAGAATCCTTAGAAAAGATTATAAACGAACAGGATAAACATATATCCGTATTAACTTCTCAGCATGAAAAAGCATATATGCAGGTACAGCAGATAGCTACCAGCGCAATACAAGGAAATGCAGATAAAAATTCTCAAAATAAATTTGAACAAATTCTTGATAAAATTGGAAAAATACAGGTTTCAGAAAAGTAAAGATGTATTTATTTTTTTAAAAAATACCGCTTTTTAAACTTGACTGCTATCAAAAAAGTTGTATAAATAATCTTAAGTATTTTTTGGATGAAATAAAAGTAAAATTTCTTAAAAATGATATCTCAAAATAAATAAAAATGGCGTTTGATAATTTATTTTATTTTGATTTAAATGATTATTTAATGTTTTTATGTCATTAAATTTTAACATATATTTTTGCAAATAAGGAAATTTAATTTTAAAATTTCTGTATTAATTTATGGGTTCAGTATAATGGTCCCCATTTTATTAGACAATCTTCCGAATTCTTGATTTAGCTTTCTATGCTCCTCGCGGTTTTCTTCTTTGTATTGTTTTAAATCGTAGCGCATCTCGTTCTTGAAATTTATCATTTATTCCTAAAGATGTATAAGTGCTTCTTCAAGCCTTTAACTCCGCAAGGATTTATTTTATTACAAAAATGTAACAATATTGTAACAAAAATTAACAAAACCTTCATAATACTGTAACAATTTTCTGTTAGAATCTTACTAATGTATCGAAAAATAAATTATAAATAAATTATAAGTAATGAATGTCTTTGTCTGCTCTTAACATTTAATAGTTAAAAATGTAATCAACTAATTGTTATCATTCAAGTATTGGCAGTTTGTGGTATATATATAGGTAATCGGCTCAAAACAGGATCAGTTTTGATTGAGAAATAACAATGACAATAACAATAACTTGGAGGAGTTATGAATAACCGAATTAAACAAGTAGCCGAATATCTTTCCTTATTTGTATTAGGGGATGGCTATTATCAAGATAATACAAAAAAGTATCAACGCCGATTTAAAATTAAATTAAACATCGAAAGGAATAGCAATTTAAATGTAAATTACTATAAGATAATTTTTAAAGGTCTTTTGTTATTTATTGCCGCAGGTATGATGCTTTTATTTAATACAGGGCTTGCAAATGCGGACAGCAATAGTGCAACTGTTAGTCAAACTGCAAATACCACCAATGCTAATACAAAGAAGGCAATTAAAATTGCAAAAATTACTAAAGAAGCTAAAGAACTTAAGAAAAAGGTCCCATTAAAGGCAACCTATACTGAAAACATTATTAGTGCTAAAACAGTGCGCAATGCATCTCCAATGCAAAATGCTCAAACTATTTTAGCGAGTAAGCCTTCCATAGATGCTTTTAGCACAGGTCCAAACGGGATGAATTCTACGGTTACTTTTAGAGCATTCCAAGGAGACCAGTTTTCTGAAACATTTGACGGAATTCCCATGAACAACCCATTTAATGGGTATGCTACTAACGGCGCTGATATGTACAATAGCATTCCTTTCACATTAAACGACATATCAAACATTAATATTTATAACGGTATCAACAATCCATCCGTTAACTCTTATAATTCTCTGGGAGGCACTATTAATTTTCAGCCTCGTCAGCCGTCAAAACATTTTGATGCTTCGGCAGGCATCGGCTACGGCAGTTTTGATACTATCAATTGGAATGCTCTTATAAATACAGGTTCCGTAGATGGTTTCAGGCAGTTATTTGCAATTAACAGGCAGACAAGCGGCGGATGGGAACAAAATGTTAACGATCAAAATACCAATTTTTATTACGCGGGAATTTTACCTTACAATAGTGGATTATCCGAGGTTTCAGCATATTTAATAGTTAATCAGAATGCAGGATATCAATCAAATGAGATACCGTTACCGTTACTCAACCAATATGGATATGATTATTACTTTCCGCTCAACGATCTTTATTATTACAATACTGATATGAGGCTTAATGCCATAATAGGAGATAAAAGCTACATAAGCCGCTATATGACTATGAGCGCGAAGGCTTATTTTACGAATGATAATTATAGAGATCGTGAATTTAATAACCCCAATTTGACTCAATATCAAAGAAATCTTTTTGGTCTATATGACGCTTATGCTTCCAAATATAATAGCCCTCAACAGACCTATCAATTATATGGTCAAATCACATCTACCTTTGGGTTTACTCCAAAAATAGAATTAAAGTTGCCTTATGATAATTTTGTAACAGCCGGCGGAAATGTTCAATATAGTTTAGGACATTCAACAAGCTTTGAGGCGGCTTCTTATAATGTACCTGAAATTTTATCCGGACCGCTCCAAAATGACAACTGGGACGAGCATTATAATTCAGTTATGGCAAATGGTTATGTTCAAGATAATATCAGCCTACTTGGCGGGCATATACATATAACGCCGGGATTAAAATATCTTTATCAATATGATAGTTCTAACGATGATTCAACACTTGGCTATAGCGGGTACTACGTACCGGCAGGTTCAATATCTAACGCAGGTACTTTTCTTTCCCCGACTGTAGGCATAAATTATTTACCTGTTAAACATCTCAGCTTTTATGCAGCATGGGGTCGTAATATTAAGTTTGCCAATATTGGAGATTATTACGACAGTGTATCACAATATAACAGAAGTACAGGAAATTATATTAATCTTCCTTTGGTATTAAAACCGGAATATGTTAACGACTATGAGATTGGAACTAGGTATAAAAGAAATGGATTTTACGGTATGCTCGATTTCTACAGGGAGAATTTTACAAATACTTTTATTTCTGTTCCTGTCCCCGGGATTCCTTTGTCGGCGGGTCTTGATGAAACAATAAACGGCGGTAATTCCCAGTATGAGGGTATGGAGGTTTCATTATCTCAGCATTTGGGACATTTACTTTTGGGACACTGGACAATTTACGGTAACTACTCTTATAATCAGGCGGTATTTACATCAACATTTACTACAGATAACAGCGATGGAAAAGTCACAGCCGGAGAATCGCTTGGAGATACTCCAAAAGATATGGCAAACATTGGTTTACGATGGGGTTATAAATATATGCATCAGCATATTAAAGCACATTTGTCGAGTAAGTTTGTAGGTTCTTATTTTACCAATGAGTCTCAGACGGGTCTGCCGAATGGAATGTCCGTACCGCCTTATTTTATTATGAATTTAGGCGTATCTGATTATATTCCTGTCAAAGCTTCCGGACTAAAGGGCGTAAAGGTAGCATTATATGTAGATAACATTTTTAATAGAGAATACTATCCAGAGGCTTATGCTAATAATTATGGTAATTCAGTTTATCCCGAAGGATACTTATCTGTTATGCCCGGCATGCCGCGTTTTGTATTTGCAAGCGCAACCGTTAAATTTTAAACTTATAAATATATAATTTGAAAGATTTAATCATCATCAATACATATAAATTTAAATAAAATAAAAAAATTAAACAAAGTTTAAAAATTTAAGTTAATATAAAATATTATTTAAAAGATCTTCTATCAAATTGAACGTTGAAAAATAAAGAGTTTTTTAACGTTCAATTTGATAAATAATTTTATAATTTCTGTAAATTCATTTTATAACATTATACTTATACCAATAAGATATCCGATTTATTTATTCATTATTATAATTTCAGTAAAATGGGAGGCACTATAAAAGAAATGCATCTTAAAGGTGTTACGCTTTCTTTAAGCATAGATGATATGTTAAATAAACAATA
This genomic stretch from Candidatus Acididesulfobacter guangdongensis harbors:
- a CDS encoding TonB-dependent receptor; its protein translation is MMLLFNTGLANADSNSATVSQTANTTNANTKKAIKIAKITKEAKELKKKVPLKATYTENIISAKTVRNASPMQNAQTILASKPSIDAFSTGPNGMNSTVTFRAFQGDQFSETFDGIPMNNPFNGYATNGADMYNSIPFTLNDISNINIYNGINNPSVNSYNSLGGTINFQPRQPSKHFDASAGIGYGSFDTINWNALINTGSVDGFRQLFAINRQTSGGWEQNVNDQNTNFYYAGILPYNSGLSEVSAYLIVNQNAGYQSNEIPLPLLNQYGYDYYFPLNDLYYYNTDMRLNAIIGDKSYISRYMTMSAKAYFTNDNYRDREFNNPNLTQYQRNLFGLYDAYASKYNSPQQTYQLYGQITSTFGFTPKIELKLPYDNFVTAGGNVQYSLGHSTSFEAASYNVPEILSGPLQNDNWDEHYNSVMANGYVQDNISLLGGHIHITPGLKYLYQYDSSNDDSTLGYSGYYVPAGSISNAGTFLSPTVGINYLPVKHLSFYAAWGRNIKFANIGDYYDSVSQYNRSTGNYINLPLVLKPEYVNDYEIGTRYKRNGFYGMLDFYRENFTNTFISVPVPGIPLSAGLDETINGGNSQYEGMEVSLSQHLGHLLLGHWTIYGNYSYNQAVFTSTFTTDNSDGKVTAGESLGDTPKDMANIGLRWGYKYMHQHIKAHLSSKFVGSYFTNESQTGLPNGMSVPPYFIMNLGVSDYIPVKASGLKGVKVALYVDNIFNREYYPEAYANNYGNSVYPEGYLSVMPGMPRFVFASATVKF